The following are from one region of the Trichoderma breve strain T069 chromosome 5, whole genome shotgun sequence genome:
- a CDS encoding cytochrome c oxidase subunit VIIc domain-containing protein — protein MLSRAATRTTSAVARRGFHTTRPRMSSPYHYPEGPYSNLPFNPRSKWFGAGYWAFMATGFFAPFGIAVYQTYKTQ, from the exons ATGCTCTCCCGCGCCGCCACTCGCACCACCTCCGCGGTCGCCCGCCGAGGCTTCCACACCACCCGCCCTCGCATGTCCTCTCCTTACCACTACCCCGAGGGCCCTTACTCCAACTTGCCCTTCAACCCTCGCAGCAAGTGGTTCGGCGCCGGCTACTGGGCCTTCATGGCCACCGGCTTCTTCGCTCCCTTTGGCATTGCCG TCTACCAAACCTACAAGACCCAGTAA